Proteins co-encoded in one bacterium genomic window:
- a CDS encoding DUF6250 domain-containing protein: MPGRLILLMLTAALAVAQSAQAGPRRNVILGGERLALEEVFYEDFSDGLEHWQAEGDAALRLNEGWLEVDARDGKIKAATLWCRQRFEGGQLVEYDFRLDGSSVQSNVNMFLLADCPGGLLETGAGRNGSYGQYHGFPNYLVTLLNETDSTDRTERLRLRLRLDPGFELKDERRFEPLVFGRVHHLAYLLQPPLVTVLLDGAPLIRTLYREKLESGFHGLRTWHTHLYYDNFRVSRVLE, from the coding sequence ATGCCCGGAAGGCTGATACTCTTGATGCTGACCGCAGCCCTGGCCGTGGCGCAAAGCGCGCAGGCCGGCCCGCGGCGCAATGTGATCTTGGGCGGCGAGCGCCTGGCCCTGGAGGAGGTGTTCTACGAGGATTTCTCGGACGGCCTGGAGCATTGGCAGGCCGAGGGGGATGCAGCCCTGCGCCTGAACGAGGGCTGGCTGGAGGTGGACGCCCGCGACGGGAAAATCAAAGCCGCCACGCTCTGGTGCAGGCAGAGATTCGAGGGCGGCCAGTTGGTGGAGTACGATTTCCGCCTGGACGGATCGAGTGTGCAGAGCAACGTGAACATGTTCCTTCTGGCCGACTGCCCGGGCGGTCTGCTCGAGACGGGCGCGGGCCGCAACGGCTCCTACGGGCAGTATCACGGCTTCCCCAACTATCTTGTCACCCTGCTGAACGAAACCGACAGCACGGACCGCACTGAACGCCTCCGTCTGAGGCTGCGTCTCGACCCGGGGTTCGAATTGAAGGATGAGCGCCGGTTCGAGCCGCTCGTTTTCGGGCGGGTCCACCACCTGGCCTATCTTCTGCAGCCGCCGCTTGTTACCGTGCTGCTGGATGGGGCCCCACTTATCCGCACACTCTACCGCGAAAAGCTCGAAAGCGGGTTCCACGGCCTGCGCACCTGGCACACGCACCTGTACTACGACAATTTCCGGGTCAGCCGGGTGCTGGAGTGA